The Enterobacter huaxiensis sequence CTGAAAAGTCGGTCATCAGGCGATTTGGGGAAGAGCGATCGATTTATCAAAAGTATCAGGAAGGGGATGATGCCTGGGCTGTAAGCGGTAAATCCTGGCAATGGATACCTGGAGTCAGAGAAGAGGATTATGAATTTAAAAAGTAAATTATGGTATTTCTGGGGCGGGATGGATATCCTGGCGATTTTGTTCTACTGCGTTAACGCAGGCCTGCAGAACAGGATCCCATTTATTTCAGATATCATGGCGTTTAGCGGACTTGCGAATACGGTTTCAGGTGGTGGTTACAGCGGCCTGGTAATGGTGTTTTTTATTTTTGACCTGCTCTTGCTCCTGTCACTCTTTGCTTCCGCCTGGTTTTTCTTCAAGCGAAAAGCCTTTGCGATTAAATTTGCGCTTGTTCAGGAAGTGTTTCGTCTCATTTCGTTCCGGTGTTCAGTTTCGATTTTCCCAGTAGCGTTGAGTTTGTTTGGTATATCAAATGTCTGGCTGAACTTAGGCTTGTTTGTTTTGTCAGAGGGTCTAAAAGTCTATTCTCTACTTTTTTTGATGAGAGAGAAAGAAAGCGTGCGTTGAGTTTCTTGTCAGGATAAATATGACTGCGAAAGAAAAAGTCTTTTACTTCTGGGGAGTGATGGATGCCGTTGGAGCAGTCTATTACTCCTATGGTTCATGGGAGTTTCTTGGCGGGAATTGGGTTTTAGCAACGGTTAACCTGGGGATGATATTCTATCTGGCGATGTTTGGCGGGGTAGATGAGATGCTGAAAGGGACTTATTATCTTATTTATACGCTGACACCGCTTACGCTGATTCTTTCTTCCTGGTTCTTTTTCAAGAAAAAATACTATGCCGTCGAGTTCGCCATGGCACAGGAGATTTTTCGCATTATTGCCTTACGATGCTCATTACCTCTTCTCCCCATGATAGTGAGTGGATTCGGATGGAGTGGGTTAACAATAAATATTTCCATTCTTGTTTTTTCTGAAATATTAAAAATTGGCTCACTGATTTATGTCATAAAAAAACAGCCAGCCACGAATATCACGTCTGAATCTAAATAGCATTCTGCATCGCAGGTTTACCGTTCCGCTCATTTGTACCGCATAAGCCATATGGAATAACAATTATGCTCAACCGAATTACCGTTCAGCTCCCGGTGGAGGGGCTTCTGTTCTGGAAACTGACGGGCCGCGAGGCGATGTCCGAGTCGTTTGCGCTGACGCTGACCGTGCTCGGCACGGACGCGCGCATCGACCGCAGCAAGCTGCTGGGCCAGCCGGTTACGGTGACCATCCCGACGCAGAGCCTGCTGACGTTCCGCTATGTTAACGGCAAGATTACCCGCGTGGCGGTCAGCGCCGTTGAGCTGACGGGCACCCGCTATGCGGTGTACCAGCTGACGGTGGAGCCGGACCTGTGGCCGATGAAGCGCGACCGTAACCTGCGGATCTTCCAGGGGCAGACGGTGCCGCAGATTGTGAAAACCCTGCTGGGCGAGCATCAGGTTAACGTTGAGGATAAACTCACCGGCAGCTACCGGGTGTGGGACTACTGCGTGCAGTATCAGGAGTCGAGCCTGGACTTCATCAGCCGCCTGATGGAGCTGGAGGGGATTGCCTATCACTTCCGCCATGAGGCCGACAAGCACACCCTGGTGCTCACCGACGCCGCCACGCAGCATCAGCCGTTCAGCGGCTATGAGGTTATTCCTTACCACCAGACGCCGTCAGGCGGCAGTACGGACGAAGAGGGCATCAGCCAGTGGGCGCTGGAGGACAGCGTGACGCCGGGGATTTACAGCCTCGACGACTATGACTTCCGCAAGCCGAACGCGTGGCTGTTCCAGGCCCAGCAGAACCCGGCGTCGCCGAAGCCGGGCAGCATCGACGTGTACGACTGGCCGGGGCGCTTTGTGGAGCAGGGGCACGCGGAGTTCTACGCCCGCATCCGGCAGGAGCGCTGGCAGGTTGAGCATCAGCAGATTCAGGCCACCGCCACGGCGGCGGGGATCGCGCCCGGGCACACCTTTACGCTGACCAATGCGCCGTTCTTCAGCGACAACGGTGAATATCTGGTGACGGCGGCGGGCTACCACTTCGAAGAGAACCGCTACGCCAGCGGCGAGGGGGATACCATTCACCGCACCGATTTCACGGTGATTCCGTCGGCGGTGGTCTACCGTCCGGCGCAGACCACGGCGTGGCCGCGCACCTACGGCCCGCAGACGGCGAAAGTCGTGGGGCCGAACGGCGAGAGCATCTGGACGGATAAATATGGCCGCGTGAAGGTGAAGTTCCACTGGGACCGCCTGGCGAAGGGGGACGACACCAGCTCCTGCTGGGTGCGCGTGTCGAGCGCGTGGGCGGGCCAGGGCTACGGCGGGGTGCAAATCCCGCGCGTCGGCGATGAGGTGGTGGTGGACTTTATCAACGGCGATCCGGACCGGCCGATTATCACCGGTCGCGTGTACAACGACGCGAGCATGCCGCCGTGGGCGCTGCCGGCGGCGGCGACGCAGATGGGCTTTATGAGCCGCAGTAAGGACGGCCACAAAGATAATGCAAATGCCCTACGATTCGAGGATAAGGCCGGGCAAGAGCAGATCTGGATTCATGCTGAAAAAAACATGGACACCGAGATCGAGAACTGCGAGACACATGACGTAGGGGTAGACCGTAAAAAAATTATCGGCCGGGATGAGCACGTAACTGTTAAGCGTAACCGCGACGTCAACGTGGGGGCGAATTCAACCAGCAACACGGGTAATCAGCACAAATTCAATGTAGGTAAAAACCAAACCGTATTGACTATGGATAAAGAGGGAAATGCTCTGCTGGAAGCGACAACCTCGATTAAGTTAAAGGTGAATGATAATTACATTCTTATCACGCCATCGACAATTGAAATTATCGTTTCCGAAGGCACACTCAAGGCTGAGAGTATTACTGAGGCATCCTTCAAAGGGACGGAGTTGACGAAGTTAGGCGGTGGGATAAATACCGAGATAAAAGCTAATGATACTCTTAATCTCAATGGTACAAACCTGACAGATATTAAAGGCGCTGTTGTTAAAATAAACAGCTAATATGTAGAAGGATTTTTGAATATGGGACAGCCTGCCGCCAGAGCGACCATAGATGTCAGCGGACATTCGGGGCCAATACAGTCGGGAAGCCCGGACGTCATCGTCGGTGGTTTTCCCGCCGCTCGAAAGGGGGATACGTTATCCTGCTCGACACACGGCAGCGGTATTATTGTGGGGGGGGCCGGTACCGTCTTCGTTAACGGTATGCCGCTTGCACGTCAAGGAGACAGGACGAAGTGTGATGGTAGCGGCTTACCGACGCCTGCCATACTGAAAGCAGCAGCACCTCAATATTGGGGGGGCACGCTGGCGAAAAATGCCGGCGAAGATGGGATGATGCACGGCAAACATTATGATGCTCGTGTTCTGGGTGCGTACGCCAGCCTCGAAGATAAAAACCTCAACGGTGATTTTGATACCGCTTCAGCTGGTTTTGCGTTGGCGGATATTACCATTGGGAATATGAAAAGCAAGGATCTGCTGCGGGCAGAAATGCGTAATAAACTCGCCGTCGCCAATGCGACGGGGTCTCTGTATGGTGGCGGCAACAATATTTATGGCTTGAATGCGAATGCCGCTGCGACAGGTGAGCAATACGGCGGTTCGGTAGCTGCGGGTAAAGAAGGAACGTTGTATGGTGGAGTATCAGGGGATGTAACTATCGGTACAGCAGAAGCAAAAGCCGTATTAGAAGTTTATACCGGCAATGATGGGAAGTATGGTTTGACGGCTGACGCTGGTGCGGAAGCGAAAGGGGTGAAAGGCGAAGTTTCGGGTAACCTTGATATTCTGGGCATCGTTTCCGGAGAAGCAAAAATCGACGGTAGCTTAGGGTCTGCTGGTCTCGCGGGAGGTGGAAGCGCTTTCTGGGACACTAAAGATTATTCCGTTAACGTCAGGGTGACTGGTGGGGCCGCAGGGCTCGTTGGGCTTAAGGGTGATGCAAGTCTGAAAGTGGCATTTAAGCCTATACTGGATTTCTTTGACTATTTGTATGGCGAAGAGGATGAGCCAGCCGTCACCTCTGTTACGACAGAAAGCGGGGATGGGACAATTATTACCGGGTGTGTTACTGTTTTGATCGGCGATTAAAGGATGTGAGAGGACAATGAAATAATGAAATGGGCTGGCTTAACGATTTTTATTTTAATCACTTTGATCTATATCTGGAATGGAAAAGATCTGTATACAAAACAAGAATGGCGCGGTTTTGGAATAAAATTCATTTCAGTACTGATTGGTGCATTTGTATTGGTCATTGTTTTGGTTGGCCTTTCTAAGTTCATCCCGTTGCTTACCAGAGAAACTGCACGGTCATTATCAGTAATAATACCTGCTTCTTTTATGGCAGTGCTTCTATCGAAATTTTTTGTCGTGATGTTGAATAATATTTTCGATATTATTATGCGATTCCACAGGCGCTATAACACGGCAGCAAACTATTCAAAGTTATTATCGCTATCTGGTAAGTATGGGGCAAAATTACGCCTGGTAGTAAAGTGTCTAGCATCGTTAGGCTGTATCTTAATGTTCTATGGCATCTGGTTTGGCAGCACGGTCTGAGTTGAAGAGGTTTTATGAACACTGATAATAATTATGCTTTTCCCGTCGTCTCAACCGCAAGCAATGAAGAGATTAAGGCGAACTACTGGAAATGCCTGTATACCTCTGCTGATAAAAAAATGCTTCAGTACTGGGTGATTTTGCCAAATCGTGTTAAACCAGCTGAACTAACACCGCAGCACCTTCCTGAAGTCGGCTTGACGAACTTGGGTCGCTATGCCAGCGATGATGCTCAGCCCTATATGGAAGTTTGGGCCGCTTATGAACGCTGTCAGTGGGAGATGAATCCCTCGGATTGGCTGTTTAATAAACTGGAACTGATGGGCGAGAAAGTGTTGAACCAGCGCTTGATTGCGCATCCTTCCGGTAGTGGCCTTTTTGCAGATGTGCTAACTCTCAAAACGCACTCGTCCGGCGACGAGGTCATTTCACGTTATACCGTACAGAAAGATTACAATCCGCAAGAAGGTGGCGGGAATTATTTCCTGATTAAAGCGGCCTGTGCCGCTCGTGACTACCCTGCGCTGGCGAATGATATTTACTTGACTGTAGTGAACTGGGATTTACTGCATCGTAGTAACCTGGCTCTGGCTGAACTGCTTAAGACCGTGAGCCTCAGCGCTAAAAACAGCAGTGGATTTAAAGTACCGGAATCCTGGCAGGTGAATCCCCTTACAGAAACGCGTCTGGTGGTCGAGCACTCGTTTGATGGCACTAACTACGGCGTCATTAATCTTTGCTTTTTTTCGCAGGAGATGTTGTTTACCGCGCAGGATGTTTTTAGCGTTTCGATTAAACGGTTTCACGATCGAGAACCTGCCGTTACGCTTAAGACTGAAGCACTTGCTACTATTCCAAATGAGTTTAATCCATCCCTGGGAAAAACACTGTGGACATGCCGGGGGGAAATGTTCAGCGCAGAGGAAGAAATGCGCGCTGTTTACCAGTGCTATATTTTTAGCGTGGGCAAAGTCTGGTGCTATGCTGAACTGATTGGCAGACACCGTAACTATCTTGATTACCACTTCGAGGCGAATAAGCGCTGCCTCGAAATCATCCTGTCAACATTCCATATAGAAAATGTCTAATCTTTGACTCGATATTGAGGACAAATTCATGCGTAAGCGTAACTTTTCTTTTTTTTAGATGATCGGTGACTTTGGCGATTTCCCTGCATTGTTAATATCATCTCCAGCCTAAACCGTCACGATCAGGAGTCGAGGCTGGACTTCATGAGCCGTCTGACGGCGCGCTGGAGGGATTATGCCAGAGCAAGCTTTCACAGATGCTTTCAAGCGAAAAGGATATATTTAAGGTGGAGCATGCGTAAAGAAAATTACACTGCGCTGGATTATATCAATGATGCTATTGATGCAATTAATCATCGATTAGAACAAAACCCTATATTTTCTTTATATGTTATGGCGAAGAATCAGTTAGATTATATTAAATCTATTCTCGTCGGTATTGAAAAAGATAAAGGTAAATTACACACATTAAATCTTGGAGTGCTTGCGTCCAAAGAATTTCATACTACCGATGCCGAACTTGCTCAGCATTTGTCTAATGCTAATTATATAGCTTCGCAGATGTTACAAGGATTGAAGATTATTCTTCCCCATGAGCAAGACCTGGAGTACTTGAAAAGGCAAAGAAGATATCGCAAGTGATAAGCAACGTTTGATTAACGATTTAAATGTAAACGTTCTGATATCGAAACGGAAAAGTAGTTTTATTTTTTGGCAAGCGAAGTCAATCTTACAGTTACTCATTATCACATCAAGGGCGTTTCCGCTTTGCATATTGAGATGAGTTAACTTCTGGTACTGAGATTCGTCCATAGTGGAATAAAGATTATGCTCAACCGAATTACCGTTCAGCTCCCGGTGGAGGGGCTTCTGTTCTGGAAACTGACGGGCCGCGAGGCGATGTCCGAGTCGTTTGCGCTGACGCTGACCCTGCTCGGCACGGATGCGCGCATTGACCGCAGCAAATTGCTCGGGCAACCGGTCACGGTGACCATCCCGACGCAGAACCTGCTCTCCTCCCGCTATATCAACGGCAAAGTCACGCGCGTGGCGGTGAGCGCCGTTGAGCTGACGGGCACCCGCTACGCGGTGTACCAGTTGACGGTGGAGCCGGACCTGTGGCCGATGAAGCGCGACCGCAACCTGCGTATCTTCCAGGGGCAGACGGTGCCGCAGATAGTGAAAACCCTGCTGGGCGAGCATCAGGTCAACGTGGAGGATAAACTCACCGGCAGCTACCGGGTGTGGGACTACTGCGTGCAGTATCAGGAGTCGAGCCTGGACTTCATCAGCCGCCTGATGGAGCTGGAGGGGATTGCCTATTACTTCAGCCACGAGGACGATAAACACACCCTGGTGTTGACCGACGCCGCCACCCAGCACCAGCCGTTCAGCGGCTACGAAGTCATCCCTTACCATCAGACGCCGTCCGGCGGCAGTACGGACGAAGAGGGGATCGGGCAGTGGGCGCTGGAGGACAGCGTGACGCCGGGGATTTACAGCCTCGACGACTATGACTTCCGCAAGCCGAACGCGTGGCTGTTCCAGGCCCAGCAGAACCCGGCGTCGCCGAAGCCGGGCAGCATCGACGTGTACGACTGGCCGGGGCGCTTTGTGGAGCAGGGGCACGCGGAGTTCTACGCCCGCATCCGGCAGGAGCGCTGGCAGGTTGAGCATCAGCAGATTCAGGCCACCGCCACGGCGGCGGGGATCGCGCCCGGGCACACCTTTACGCTGACCAATGCGCCGTTCTTCAGCGACAACGGTGAATATCTGGTGACGGCGGCGGGCTACCACTTCGAAGAGAACCGCTACGCCAGCGGCGAGGGGGAAACCATTCACCGTACCGATTTCAGCGTTATCCCGGCGTCGGTGTCGTACCGCCCGGCGCAAAGCACGGCGTGGCCGCGCACCTACGGCCCGCAGACGGCGAAAGTCGTGGGGCCGCAGGGGGAGAGTATCTGGACGGATAAATATGGCCGCGTGAAGGTGAAATTCCACTGGGACCGCCTGGCGAAAGGTGATGACACCAGCTCCTGCTGGGTGCGCGTGTCGAGCGCCTGGGCGGGCCAGGGCTACGGCGGGGTGCAGATCCCGCGCGTCGGGGATGAGGTTGTGGTGGACTTTATTAACGGCGACCCGGACCGTCCGATTATTACCGGCCGCGTGTACAACGAAGCCAGCATGCCGCCGTGGGCGCTGCCGGCCGCGGCAACGCAGATGGGCTTTATGAGCCGCTCGAAAGACGGCTCCGTGGACAATGCGAATGCCCTGCGATTTGAGGACAAAGCGGGCGCAGAGCAGGTGTGGATCCAGGCCGAGCGCAACTTGGATATCAACGTCAAAAACGACGAGTCGCATTCTACTGAAAAAAATCGTACTCAGTTTGTTGGGGAAGATGAAACCTTACGGGTAGCAAAAAATCAGACCGCGGGGGTTAAAGAGAACGTCATTTGCCTGACGGGTAACAGTCGCAGTGATAAAGTGGTTAACGACTATATTCTTTCGGCGGGTAATACGCTGAGGCTGGAATGCGGTGAAAGCGCCATTGAATTATCGAAAGATGGCAGCGTTAATATCATTGGCAATAACTTTAACTTTACCGCTAAGCAGAATGCGCAAATAAACACGCTTTCCGGCGAACTGCATTTAAACCCTGATGATGGAAGCAATGCCATCGATCCTCCTGGCGCATCCCATCAGGGTGAAATCCAGCAGGAAGTGGATAGTTTTTTTGTTATTAATGGCAATAAGTAAGAGTAACCTGAATGGCTGAATATATTCTTCAGGAAGCATCCCTCGCCTTACCTGATGTGTTTAAAGACAGAACCATGAATTTATTTACCCTGAGTGATAACGGAGCCAGCGAGTTTACTTTTGTTGTTTCTCGTGCGAGTGCTAAAAACGAAGATAAAGTTCATGATGCGGCAACACGGCTGGTACGTGAACTGGAAATTACGGTGCCCGATTTTCGTCTCGAATCCTCTCAGATGACCTCTGTTGATGGTCACCCGGCGGTTGAGCTTTTTTATCAGTTCAAAAATGATAATGCGATCATCTTCCAGAGGCAGACCGTTATTTTGCTCGGTGACCATCCTGGCGGCCAAAAGATGGTGTGTTATATCGGTACTTGTCCGGGCGAGTTTAGTGATTATTATCATAATCAATATCAGGAAATTATCCGCAGTATTAAGTTCCACAAACCTGCTGAGACTGAAACCCAAGAAATGCTCGCTGCCGACAGCCAGGGGCCATTTTTTGCGCTTGATAGTGAGAGTAAGGTACTGAGTGTCTTTGAAAACATTCAGGAACTGTATGGCCACCTTTCGCTTCAGCGGGCGAAAGAGGGGCAGTATTTGCTTTTTGAAAAGCGGGGTAAACCACTCAGTATTGCACCCGTTCCGGACAGCCAACCCCTTCGTTACGCGCTCTGGACGACTTCCTCAGACAAATCACATCACTTGCTTTCACAGCTTTCCGTATGCCGCCAGGTCTCTGGTTCTGACCAACTTAATACACCCGATCGGATACGTGGGTATCTGATGGCACAGCGAGCCGAATAGTCATGTCTGAATGTCTGGCCGCTCGCGTAGATGATGAGATTGCTCATACAGCCTCAAAAGGCTGGATGATCGCGGGATTGGTTGGTGGGGCAATTCTGGGCGCAGCTGCCGTTGTCGTCACCGGAGGGACCGCGCTGGTTGCTGTTTCTGCCGTTGCGGCTGGGGCATGTGCTGCGGGTGGGTTGGGTGAGCTCCTCGGTAGTATGTCATGGGCTCCACGCCATACAACCGGTACGCTAAAAGAAGGTTCTCCCAATGTCTTTATCAACAGCCGAAAGGCTATCCGCGCTCATCTGTCAGCCGGAGAGTGTGATGAGCACAGCGGTAGCCTGCAACGGGTTGCGGAAGGTTCGATAAAAGTTTACATCAACAACTTTCCCGCCTCTCGCACAGGCGATAAGTTGACTTGCAGCGCCGAGATTAGCCAGGGATCGCGAAATGTTATTATCGGTGGAAGCAGGGTTCAGACAGATGAAATAAGTCCTGAAATACCGGAATGGGTGAACTGGACGATGCTCGCCGTTGGTGCCGGAGCCATGGCGGTGCTGGCCAGTCCGGCAATCGCACTTCTGAGTACACTCGGTGCGATGGGCGGTGGAACTGTGGGTAGCTACGCGGGTGGAATGCTGTTTGGCGAAGGCAGCGACGGTCAGAAATGGGGGATGCTGATCGGCTCCGTTATCGGCGGTGGAGCTGGCATCAAGGGTGGGGCAAGGCTTGATGCGTGGCGGGCTGGTAAAATACCGGCAGTCAGACCTGTCGAAGCAAGCCCATTAGGCGCTACAGCTTTAAATAAACCGAAGATAAGTTTATCCGAGGCTGTAGGTAAAGACCTGTCGAATACATGGATAACGAAGGGAAGACAACTTGCTGAACAAGGGGATAAACGACTCTCCTCCCTGCTAACTGATGATGAAGTAGGGGCTCTTTATGGTTATACTACGAATGAAGGTTATCCGATGGTTAACAATGCGCTAAGAGGTCAGGCTGAACTTACACCAGAAATACAAGCCTTTGCGGATCACGCCACTAACGCGCTTGATAAGCTTCCTTCCTATAAGGGGATAACATATCGAGGCGCGATGTTACCTGAAAACGTACTAATGGAAAACCAGGTGGGTAATGTTGTTTCTGATCCAGCATTTATGAGCACCGATCAGAAAGTTCCTTTTTCAGGAGATATCACGATTAAAATTAATGGTAAAACAGGTAAGCCTATTGATTTTCTTTCTGAATATAAAGGAACTGAAACGGAAGTGCTTTTCAAACCAGGTACCAAATTTGAAGTTGTTGAGCGTGTTGATTCTGGTGGTAAAACCGCGCTTACATATAAGGAATTATAATGATCGATCTGCACACTGATTTAAATACGTTACTAAAGTATGTGGACAAATATCGACACTACTTACCCG is a genomic window containing:
- a CDS encoding type VI secretion system Vgr family protein is translated as MLNRITVQLPVEGLLFWKLTGREAMSESFALTLTVLGTDARIDRSKLLGQPVTVTIPTQSLLTFRYVNGKITRVAVSAVELTGTRYAVYQLTVEPDLWPMKRDRNLRIFQGQTVPQIVKTLLGEHQVNVEDKLTGSYRVWDYCVQYQESSLDFISRLMELEGIAYHFRHEADKHTLVLTDAATQHQPFSGYEVIPYHQTPSGGSTDEEGISQWALEDSVTPGIYSLDDYDFRKPNAWLFQAQQNPASPKPGSIDVYDWPGRFVEQGHAEFYARIRQERWQVEHQQIQATATAAGIAPGHTFTLTNAPFFSDNGEYLVTAAGYHFEENRYASGEGDTIHRTDFTVIPSAVVYRPAQTTAWPRTYGPQTAKVVGPNGESIWTDKYGRVKVKFHWDRLAKGDDTSSCWVRVSSAWAGQGYGGVQIPRVGDEVVVDFINGDPDRPIITGRVYNDASMPPWALPAAATQMGFMSRSKDGHKDNANALRFEDKAGQEQIWIHAEKNMDTEIENCETHDVGVDRKKIIGRDEHVTVKRNRDVNVGANSTSNTGNQHKFNVGKNQTVLTMDKEGNALLEATTSIKLKVNDNYILITPSTIEIIVSEGTLKAESITEASFKGTELTKLGGGINTEIKANDTLNLNGTNLTDIKGAVVKINS
- a CDS encoding PAAR domain-containing protein; protein product: MGQPAARATIDVSGHSGPIQSGSPDVIVGGFPAARKGDTLSCSTHGSGIIVGGAGTVFVNGMPLARQGDRTKCDGSGLPTPAILKAAAPQYWGGTLAKNAGEDGMMHGKHYDARVLGAYASLEDKNLNGDFDTASAGFALADITIGNMKSKDLLRAEMRNKLAVANATGSLYGGGNNIYGLNANAAATGEQYGGSVAAGKEGTLYGGVSGDVTIGTAEAKAVLEVYTGNDGKYGLTADAGAEAKGVKGEVSGNLDILGIVSGEAKIDGSLGSAGLAGGGSAFWDTKDYSVNVRVTGGAAGLVGLKGDASLKVAFKPILDFFDYLYGEEDEPAVTSVTTESGDGTIITGCVTVLIGD
- a CDS encoding immunity protein Tsi6 family protein translates to MSRLTARWRDYARASFHRCFQAKRIYLRWSMRKENYTALDYINDAIDAINHRLEQNPIFSLYVMAKNQLDYIKSILVGIEKDKGKLHTLNLGVLASKEFHTTDAELAQHLSNANYIASQMLQGLKIILPHEQDLEYLKRQRRYRK
- a CDS encoding type VI secretion system Vgr family protein: MLNRITVQLPVEGLLFWKLTGREAMSESFALTLTLLGTDARIDRSKLLGQPVTVTIPTQNLLSSRYINGKVTRVAVSAVELTGTRYAVYQLTVEPDLWPMKRDRNLRIFQGQTVPQIVKTLLGEHQVNVEDKLTGSYRVWDYCVQYQESSLDFISRLMELEGIAYYFSHEDDKHTLVLTDAATQHQPFSGYEVIPYHQTPSGGSTDEEGIGQWALEDSVTPGIYSLDDYDFRKPNAWLFQAQQNPASPKPGSIDVYDWPGRFVEQGHAEFYARIRQERWQVEHQQIQATATAAGIAPGHTFTLTNAPFFSDNGEYLVTAAGYHFEENRYASGEGETIHRTDFSVIPASVSYRPAQSTAWPRTYGPQTAKVVGPQGESIWTDKYGRVKVKFHWDRLAKGDDTSSCWVRVSSAWAGQGYGGVQIPRVGDEVVVDFINGDPDRPIITGRVYNEASMPPWALPAAATQMGFMSRSKDGSVDNANALRFEDKAGAEQVWIQAERNLDINVKNDESHSTEKNRTQFVGEDETLRVAKNQTAGVKENVICLTGNSRSDKVVNDYILSAGNTLRLECGESAIELSKDGSVNIIGNNFNFTAKQNAQINTLSGELHLNPDDGSNAIDPPGASHQGEIQQEVDSFFVINGNK
- a CDS encoding DcrB-related protein, with amino-acid sequence MAEYILQEASLALPDVFKDRTMNLFTLSDNGASEFTFVVSRASAKNEDKVHDAATRLVRELEITVPDFRLESSQMTSVDGHPAVELFYQFKNDNAIIFQRQTVILLGDHPGGQKMVCYIGTCPGEFSDYYHNQYQEIIRSIKFHKPAETETQEMLAADSQGPFFALDSESKVLSVFENIQELYGHLSLQRAKEGQYLLFEKRGKPLSIAPVPDSQPLRYALWTTSSDKSHHLLSQLSVCRQVSGSDQLNTPDRIRGYLMAQRAE
- a CDS encoding PAAR domain-containing protein — translated: MSECLAARVDDEIAHTASKGWMIAGLVGGAILGAAAVVVTGGTALVAVSAVAAGACAAGGLGELLGSMSWAPRHTTGTLKEGSPNVFINSRKAIRAHLSAGECDEHSGSLQRVAEGSIKVYINNFPASRTGDKLTCSAEISQGSRNVIIGGSRVQTDEISPEIPEWVNWTMLAVGAGAMAVLASPAIALLSTLGAMGGGTVGSYAGGMLFGEGSDGQKWGMLIGSVIGGGAGIKGGARLDAWRAGKIPAVRPVEASPLGATALNKPKISLSEAVGKDLSNTWITKGRQLAEQGDKRLSSLLTDDEVGALYGYTTNEGYPMVNNALRGQAELTPEIQAFADHATNALDKLPSYKGITYRGAMLPENVLMENQVGNVVSDPAFMSTDQKVPFSGDITIKINGKTGKPIDFLSEYKGTETEVLFKPGTKFEVVERVDSGGKTALTYKEL